Genomic DNA from Nonomuraea rubra:
ACCGCCAAGCAGCACTACGGCGGCGTCGCCGACTGGGAGGCCGTGGCCCGGCTGAAGGAGGCCGTGCCGGAGATCCCCGTGCTGGGCAACGGCGACATCTGGTGCGCCGACGACGCGCTCAGGATGGTGGCGCGCACCGGCTGCGACGGGGTCGTCGTCGGGCGCGGGTGCCTGGGCCGGCCGTGGTTGTTCAAGGACCTGGAGAACGCGTTCAACGGCAGGCCCGAGCGGGCCAGGCCCGCGCTCGGTGAGGTGGCCGAGGTGATGGCCAGGCACGCCGAGGGGCTGACCCGCTGCTTCGACCTCGAGCGGTACGCCGTGGCCGACTTCCGCAAGCACGTCGGCTGGTACCTGAAGGGGTTCACGGTCGGCAGCGAGCTGCGGCGGGAGCTGGCCACGGCCGAGTCGCTCGACGGGCTGCGGGCCGGCCTCGCCAAGCTGGAGCACGACCAGCCGTGGCCGCCGAACACCGACACGCCACGGGGCAAGTCGGGCGAGCGGTCCAAGGTGCTGCTGCCTGACGGGTGGCTGGACGACCCGTGGGACTGCCCCGTTCCCGATGGTGACGCCGAGTCGGATATTTCCGGTGGTTAGTGCGGGCCGCTGGGGATCTCCGTGCCGCAGGGGCCGCCGCCGGCCGCCGGTTCGAGGCGTACGGGGTCGCCTGACATGGTGACCGTCGGGTAGTACTCCGCGATCCGCTCCGCCGAACGGCCCACGTAGTGGCAGATGAAGCTGCGGCGGAAGCGGTCGCCGGTGCTGTTCGGCTCCGAGCCGTGCACGAGGCTGCCGTTGAAGAACAGCACGTCGCCCGCGTTCATGTCCACGGGGACCTTCTCCAGGCCGGGCGGCGGCGGCACGTACTCGCGGGTGAACGAGACGCCCTGGTCGGCCTCCTCCGGGCAGAAGAGGTCCATGAGGTGGGTGCCGGGGACGACCTCGAGGCCGCCGTTGGCCCGGTCCACGCGGTCGAGCGCCACCCAGGCGGCCACGCAGGTGCCCGGCTCGACCCGGAGGTAGAAGTTGTCCTGGTGCAGCGCCTGGCCCCTGGCGCCCGGCGGCTTGAAGTAGAACATGCTCTGGGCTGCTATCGGCTCCTCGCCCAGGAGGTCGCGCAGTATCGCGCCGATGCGCCTGTCGAGCAGGTAGCGCAGGGCCACGTCGTTCACCTGGTGGGGGTGCATGATCCGGGGGTAGTCGCGCAGGATGTCGTACGGCTGCCCCGGGACCTGCGGCTGCGGCGCGAAGTGACCGGGGATCGG
This window encodes:
- the dusB gene encoding tRNA dihydrouridine synthase DusB, with product MKIGPIEVWPPVVLAPMAGITNAPFRVLCREQGAGLFVCEMITTRGLVERNPKTMRMIRFDESERPRSIQLYGVDPAIVGRAVRMIAEEDLADHIDLNFGCPVPKVTRRGGGSALPYKRNLLRRILREAVANAGALPVTMKMRKGIDDDHLTYLDAGRIAAEEGVAAIALHARTAKQHYGGVADWEAVARLKEAVPEIPVLGNGDIWCADDALRMVARTGCDGVVVGRGCLGRPWLFKDLENAFNGRPERARPALGEVAEVMARHAEGLTRCFDLERYAVADFRKHVGWYLKGFTVGSELRRELATAESLDGLRAGLAKLEHDQPWPPNTDTPRGKSGERSKVLLPDGWLDDPWDCPVPDGDAESDISGG
- a CDS encoding phytanoyl-CoA dioxygenase family protein; translation: MRLNDFHDQGYVLVPGLLAPEEVAELRDEFMALHARGPIPGHFAPQPQVPGQPYDILRDYPRIMHPHQVNDVALRYLLDRRIGAILRDLLGEEPIAAQSMFYFKPPGARGQALHQDNFYLRVEPGTCVAAWVALDRVDRANGGLEVVPGTHLMDLFCPEEADQGVSFTREYVPPPPGLEKVPVDMNAGDVLFFNGSLVHGSEPNSTGDRFRRSFICHYVGRSAERIAEYYPTVTMSGDPVRLEPAAGGGPCGTEIPSGPH